Proteins from a genomic interval of Gemmatimonas sp.:
- a CDS encoding EAL domain-containing protein, whose amino-acid sequence MPLPHTTSSSFRAIVLPAARQARATALAFLGGALVFFIFEASKSAVFPKLTIWESHSITIVFGSCIAAGAAFLAMKRQASMLSKIAAEAALRERLEMRQRVLQESEARYRLLVDNSPEAIAVHRNGHLVYVNAAGAALIGSAPGDDLVGRRTIDFVHRDDLSLVRQRARPDASRVQYRLIRVDGAIREVDAASVEIPYEGTSAIQTVFRDVTERKQLEARLMHEAFHDALTGLPNRSLFRDRLEHAVAVQMRQPTLRVVVMFLDLDDFKAVNDSLGHEAGDQLLQVVAERIREEIRAADTVARFGGDEFAILMEQVSAPAEVLSIVNRIKVSLRRPLLLQGRLMSVSASVGVAFAESGEDVDTLLRNADVAMYEAKEAGKARHAVFEPAMYTAIMHRLQLESDLRAATVAPESAGLFLTYQPIVDLRSGEMRGVEALLRWHHATRGPIPPMVFVPVAEHTGTIIPLGNWVLETACRQLVAWRTLWWTERWDPASMPSVAVNISGKQLQEPDFVATVADILARTNAPAHCITLEITESVIMRDTESSLQTLRALKTLGVRLAIDDFGTGYSSLSYLQRFPVDVLKIDRAFVEGVSRGGSDAALARTILTLGETLGLQTVAEGVEDESQRVQLERMGCVLAQGYLFSRPKPADELTAWIRSRAEALPDAWKAAV is encoded by the coding sequence ATGCCGCTGCCACACACCACATCGTCCTCCTTTCGCGCCATTGTCCTTCCGGCCGCCCGTCAAGCGCGCGCGACCGCGCTGGCGTTCCTCGGCGGCGCCTTGGTGTTCTTCATTTTCGAGGCGAGCAAGTCAGCCGTCTTCCCGAAGCTGACCATCTGGGAGTCGCACAGCATCACGATTGTGTTCGGGTCGTGCATCGCCGCCGGCGCTGCGTTCCTGGCGATGAAGCGACAGGCGTCGATGCTGAGCAAAATCGCCGCCGAGGCGGCGCTGCGGGAGCGCCTCGAAATGCGTCAGCGCGTCCTGCAGGAGAGCGAAGCACGATATCGGCTCTTGGTAGACAACTCCCCGGAGGCCATCGCCGTTCATCGCAACGGCCACCTCGTCTACGTAAACGCGGCCGGCGCCGCGCTCATCGGCTCGGCGCCAGGCGACGATCTGGTAGGGCGGCGCACCATCGATTTCGTACATCGCGACGACCTGTCGTTGGTGCGTCAGCGGGCGAGGCCCGATGCGTCGCGCGTGCAGTACCGACTGATTCGTGTTGACGGAGCCATCCGCGAAGTCGACGCGGCATCCGTCGAGATCCCGTACGAAGGCACGTCGGCGATTCAAACCGTGTTTCGCGACGTCACCGAACGCAAGCAGCTCGAAGCGCGCCTCATGCACGAGGCATTTCACGATGCGCTCACCGGCCTCCCGAACCGTTCGTTGTTTCGGGATCGCCTGGAACACGCGGTGGCCGTGCAGATGCGCCAACCCACGCTGCGCGTGGTCGTCATGTTTCTCGATCTCGACGATTTCAAGGCCGTCAATGACAGTCTTGGCCACGAAGCGGGCGATCAGCTGCTCCAGGTGGTCGCCGAACGCATCCGTGAGGAGATTCGGGCGGCCGACACCGTGGCACGCTTTGGTGGTGACGAGTTCGCGATCCTGATGGAGCAGGTCTCCGCCCCCGCTGAAGTCCTCTCGATCGTCAACCGCATTAAAGTGTCCTTGCGACGCCCCCTGCTGCTGCAGGGACGCCTCATGTCGGTCTCTGCGAGCGTCGGCGTGGCCTTCGCGGAATCCGGCGAAGACGTCGATACCCTGCTGCGCAACGCCGACGTGGCCATGTACGAGGCCAAGGAAGCGGGCAAGGCGCGTCACGCCGTGTTCGAACCCGCGATGTACACGGCGATCATGCACCGCCTGCAGCTGGAGTCCGACTTACGCGCGGCGACGGTGGCGCCGGAGTCGGCCGGGCTCTTCCTCACCTACCAGCCCATTGTTGACCTGCGAAGCGGTGAGATGCGGGGCGTCGAGGCACTGCTGCGGTGGCATCACGCAACACGCGGCCCGATTCCGCCCATGGTCTTCGTTCCTGTCGCCGAGCATACCGGCACGATCATCCCTCTTGGGAATTGGGTGCTGGAGACGGCGTGCCGCCAGCTGGTCGCGTGGCGCACCCTCTGGTGGACAGAGCGCTGGGACCCCGCCTCGATGCCGTCGGTGGCCGTGAATATTTCCGGCAAGCAACTGCAAGAGCCCGACTTCGTGGCGACCGTCGCCGACATTCTTGCGCGCACGAATGCTCCGGCCCATTGCATCACGCTCGAGATCACCGAGAGCGTGATCATGCGCGACACAGAGTCGTCGTTGCAGACCCTTCGCGCGCTCAAGACGCTCGGCGTTCGCCTCGCGATCGACGATTTCGGCACGGGATATTCCAGCCTCAGCTACCTCCAACGCTTTCCGGTGGACGTGCTCAAAATCGACCGGGCATTCGTGGAAGGTGTCTCGCGAGGGGGTTCTGACGCCGCCCTCGCGCGCACGATTCTCACACTGGGTGAAACGCTCGGGTTGCAGACGGTGGCCGAGGGCGTGGAAGACGAGTCGCAGCGGGTGCAGTTGGAGCGCATGGGTTGCGTGCTGGCTCAGGGCTATCTCTTCTCACGCCCGAAGCCTGCCGACGAGCTGACCGCGTGGATTCGCAGCCGAGCCGAGGCGTTGCCGGATGCGTGGAAGGCGGCGGTGTAG
- a CDS encoding patatin-like phospholipase family protein — MYRVDDGSMNTNPHGDGTAHEIDRGGPAIASTGTFTSVFPATGTGSGSGPRIRPRIGVVFGGGALKGMAHVGALKAIREAGIKPRLYAGSSIGAMIAAAAASGRSVDELTERALRFRRRDLFRINHVGMLMDRMLSRSIYLESPLRSLCDDLVAEGTFEELETPLLVTAVDIERGIPLVFGRPGFRDVRVRDAVYASCALPGFFPPGVVGNRVCIDGGTTDNLPVSIASMGMDALIAVDVGIADVPLATGIAEQGFASIFMRAATMMMHEQQQATLDHWTTPPLLLVRPKVSHIGWFSFSHVEELLQMGYDAMNAALVHLDTMLSAPGGIFPRTAVEIVVDRAKCTGCALCVARSPGLMALDAQRKAYALVRVHEFSPADGSVANCCPTGAISVVPVSADRDPVEEVLEISA; from the coding sequence ATGTACCGCGTGGATGACGGCAGCATGAACACGAATCCGCATGGCGACGGAACGGCGCACGAGATCGATCGAGGAGGCCCTGCGATCGCGTCCACCGGCACGTTCACGTCCGTGTTCCCGGCCACCGGAACCGGCAGCGGTAGCGGCCCGCGCATCCGGCCCCGAATCGGCGTGGTGTTCGGTGGCGGCGCCCTGAAAGGCATGGCCCACGTCGGCGCGCTCAAGGCCATTCGCGAGGCCGGTATCAAACCCCGACTGTATGCCGGCTCCAGCATTGGCGCCATGATCGCCGCCGCCGCCGCCAGTGGCCGCAGCGTGGACGAGCTCACTGAGCGGGCGCTCCGGTTCCGCCGTCGCGACCTGTTCCGCATCAACCACGTGGGCATGCTCATGGATCGCATGCTGTCGCGGTCCATCTACCTCGAGTCCCCGCTGCGCAGTCTGTGCGACGATCTGGTGGCGGAAGGTACGTTCGAGGAGCTCGAGACACCGTTGCTGGTCACGGCCGTCGACATCGAGCGTGGCATTCCGCTGGTGTTCGGACGTCCGGGGTTTCGCGATGTGCGCGTACGCGACGCCGTGTATGCGTCGTGCGCGCTGCCGGGTTTCTTCCCGCCCGGCGTGGTGGGCAATCGCGTCTGCATCGATGGCGGCACCACCGACAATCTGCCGGTGTCGATTGCGTCGATGGGCATGGACGCCCTGATCGCGGTGGACGTGGGGATCGCCGATGTCCCGCTGGCCACCGGCATCGCCGAGCAGGGATTCGCGTCGATATTTATGCGGGCGGCCACCATGATGATGCACGAGCAGCAGCAGGCCACGCTCGACCATTGGACCACACCGCCATTGCTGCTCGTGCGGCCCAAGGTGTCGCACATCGGATGGTTCAGCTTCTCGCACGTGGAAGAGCTGTTGCAGATGGGCTACGACGCGATGAACGCGGCGCTGGTGCATCTGGACACCATGCTGTCGGCCCCTGGCGGCATCTTCCCTCGCACCGCGGTGGAGATCGTGGTCGATCGCGCCAAGTGCACCGGCTGCGCGCTGTGCGTGGCGCGCTCACCGGGGCTGATGGCGCTCGACGCCCAGCGCAAGGCGTACGCCCTGGTGCGGGTGCATGAGTTCTCGCCGGCCGATGGCTCGGTGGCAAACTGCTGTCCGACGGGCGCGATCTCGGTGGTGCCGGTGAGTGCGGACCGGGATCCGGTGGAAGAGGTGCTGGAGATCAGCGCGTAG
- a CDS encoding response regulator transcription factor: protein MRVLLVEDDDTLRESATAFLRASGFAVDAAATGKMARELAAVSPYDAVILDIRLPDDDGFALCTAFRAKVPAPRVLMATARDGVSDRIAGLDLGADDYLVKPYALGELVARVRALLRRPDHAAPTLLQVGDLVLDPATREGHRGARTIALTTKEFAVLEVLMRASGRVLTREYIGEHAWDDNFDPMSNVIDVYIARLRKKVDGPDETPLLSTVRGAGYRLALAKPS from the coding sequence ATGCGAGTGCTGCTGGTAGAGGACGACGATACGCTGCGGGAGAGCGCAACGGCCTTTCTGCGCGCGTCCGGTTTTGCGGTGGATGCGGCGGCAACAGGGAAGATGGCCCGTGAACTCGCGGCCGTCAGCCCCTACGATGCCGTGATCCTCGATATCCGGCTGCCCGACGACGACGGATTCGCCTTATGCACCGCGTTCCGCGCCAAGGTTCCCGCCCCCCGTGTGCTGATGGCGACCGCCCGCGATGGGGTGTCGGATCGGATTGCCGGCCTCGATCTCGGGGCCGACGACTACCTCGTGAAGCCGTACGCGCTGGGTGAACTGGTGGCCCGCGTGCGCGCTCTGCTGCGGCGTCCGGACCATGCCGCGCCCACGCTGCTGCAGGTCGGTGACCTCGTGCTCGATCCGGCCACTCGCGAGGGGCACCGCGGCGCGCGGACCATTGCGCTGACCACGAAGGAGTTCGCCGTGCTCGAAGTGCTCATGCGCGCCAGTGGCCGCGTGCTGACGCGCGAGTACATCGGCGAGCATGCCTGGGATGACAACTTCGATCCGATGAGCAACGTGATCGATGTGTACATCGCCCGGTTGCGCAAGAAAGTCGACGGACCCGACGAGACGCCGTTGCTCTCCACTGTGCGGGGCGCGGGCTATCGGCTCGCGCTGGCCAAGCCCTCGTAA
- a CDS encoding HAMP domain-containing sensor histidine kinase encodes MEQSRPRIRLRFTALYAVTLLVVLLGAAGTLRYALHGALQREFDKSVLASAGLVQQFFRAEIEEYVTVEATLAHIAGELVFEERAIRIRTPDGSLFKIVGAPVRRARRPLSGPVRTVRFPLDADLAPKWDIEVDASEANVLALQAQIDRWFGVGIPLLVLCAAVAGWWLTGRTLRPVGRMADAASRIAPASGARLPIDDPTDELGRLGLRFNALLDRLDGALAQQRDFLADAAHELRTPIARLRARVEVAMLEPSISGDRSVLPSIDQELRAVSQHVDELLQLARADAAGEDAPIRAESLFLDDVVMDELPRWQPEAQRRQMTLDYIALEESPVLGDASLLPRLISILVDNAIRYGHDGGRVQVRVRPADGAAVLDVEDDGIGIPEQDRARIFDRFFRGDTARLKRPDGSGLGLAIAAWIVQQHRGTLAVTAGELGGTLVQVRLPLAISRSAVRPGNARR; translated from the coding sequence ATGGAGCAGAGTCGCCCCCGCATCCGGCTGCGCTTCACGGCGCTGTATGCGGTCACGCTGTTGGTCGTGCTGCTGGGCGCGGCGGGTACGCTGCGCTACGCCCTGCACGGCGCCTTGCAGCGCGAGTTCGACAAGTCGGTGCTCGCGTCGGCGGGACTCGTGCAGCAGTTCTTCCGGGCTGAGATCGAGGAGTACGTGACGGTGGAAGCCACGCTGGCGCATATCGCCGGCGAATTGGTGTTTGAGGAGCGCGCGATCCGCATTCGCACGCCGGATGGCTCGCTGTTCAAAATCGTCGGCGCTCCGGTGCGTCGTGCCCGACGCCCGCTGTCGGGGCCGGTGCGCACGGTACGCTTTCCTCTCGACGCGGATCTGGCACCCAAGTGGGACATCGAAGTCGATGCCAGCGAAGCCAACGTGCTCGCGTTGCAGGCGCAGATCGACCGGTGGTTCGGGGTCGGCATTCCGTTGCTCGTGCTGTGTGCGGCGGTGGCCGGCTGGTGGCTCACCGGACGCACCCTGCGCCCGGTCGGACGCATGGCCGATGCGGCGTCGCGCATCGCGCCCGCCAGCGGCGCGCGGCTGCCGATCGATGATCCCACCGACGAGCTCGGGCGACTAGGCCTGCGCTTCAATGCGCTGCTCGACCGGCTCGACGGCGCCCTCGCGCAACAACGCGATTTTCTCGCCGATGCGGCGCACGAGCTGCGCACGCCGATTGCGCGGCTGCGTGCGCGCGTAGAGGTGGCGATGCTCGAGCCGTCAATCTCCGGTGACCGCAGCGTACTGCCGTCGATCGATCAGGAGCTGCGTGCCGTGTCGCAGCACGTGGACGAACTGCTCCAGCTCGCGCGCGCCGATGCCGCGGGTGAGGACGCGCCGATACGTGCCGAGTCGCTGTTTTTGGATGATGTGGTCATGGACGAGCTGCCGCGTTGGCAACCCGAGGCGCAGCGTCGCCAGATGACGCTTGACTACATTGCACTGGAGGAGTCGCCGGTACTCGGCGACGCGTCACTCTTGCCGCGCTTGATCAGCATTCTGGTCGACAACGCCATCCGCTACGGACACGATGGTGGCCGGGTGCAGGTTCGGGTCCGTCCGGCCGACGGCGCGGCGGTGCTCGACGTCGAAGATGACGGCATCGGCATTCCCGAGCAGGATCGCGCGCGGATCTTCGACCGGTTCTTTCGTGGTGATACCGCGCGACTGAAACGTCCCGATGGCAGCGGACTCGGACTCGCGATCGCTGCCTGGATTGTGCAGCAGCACCGTGGCACTCTTGCGGTAACCGCGGGCGAGCTCGGTGGAACGCTGGTGCAGGTGCGCCTACCGCTCGCGATCAGCAGATCTGCTGTCCGGCCCGGAAACGCGCGAAGGTAG
- a CDS encoding TolC family protein gives MRAQAAPLDLAAALQVARASGPLRKLADAREVAGTGRVGETGQWPNPTIEWRRENLGSSLQPDIFATAYIPLDLTGRRLALRQATGAGRQRVQADAVAERREAEVEVARAWLHAAATDGALAVATRQMEALAEIAGVDAIRFREGLVSEAVGLRTQLEADRARVALVTATGDAARARAQLARAIGVRPDAMPAIAALAAPVMPAAPDSSVVTSVALRARPEVRARESALREAQRRYTAERRGLFGDVQLQGGSKQTSGFMTGQIGLAMPFPLFNRNDAARQRSRGEYAEAQALRDDMLNQIEGSVGAAWRAYVASRDAAQAASTFDARGREIARIARVAYREGHVTLTELLDAERAATDAMHTHLRWAADAWLSRLEFERALGARLDDTSPLDLPLLSTLLTTGS, from the coding sequence GTGCGCGCGCAAGCCGCGCCGCTGGACCTGGCCGCGGCGTTGCAGGTGGCGCGCGCGAGCGGCCCGCTCCGCAAACTCGCCGACGCGCGCGAGGTGGCCGGTACGGGACGAGTCGGCGAAACGGGCCAGTGGCCCAACCCCACCATTGAATGGCGCCGCGAGAATCTCGGGAGTTCACTGCAGCCCGACATTTTTGCGACCGCGTACATCCCGCTCGACCTCACGGGTCGGCGGCTCGCCCTGCGGCAGGCGACGGGCGCGGGTCGCCAGCGCGTCCAGGCCGACGCCGTCGCCGAACGTCGCGAAGCAGAGGTCGAAGTGGCCCGCGCCTGGCTCCACGCCGCGGCCACCGACGGCGCGCTGGCGGTCGCCACGAGACAGATGGAGGCACTCGCCGAGATCGCCGGCGTCGACGCCATCCGTTTTCGTGAAGGGCTGGTATCGGAAGCGGTGGGACTGCGCACACAACTCGAAGCGGATCGCGCGCGGGTGGCGCTGGTCACGGCCACCGGTGACGCCGCCCGCGCCCGGGCTCAACTGGCCCGCGCAATCGGCGTGCGCCCCGACGCAATGCCGGCGATCGCCGCGCTCGCCGCGCCGGTGATGCCGGCCGCCCCGGACAGCAGCGTGGTGACGTCGGTCGCCCTCCGTGCGCGTCCCGAAGTCCGGGCCCGCGAATCGGCGCTGCGTGAAGCGCAGCGGCGCTACACCGCCGAACGCCGTGGACTGTTCGGCGATGTACAGCTGCAGGGTGGTTCGAAGCAGACCAGTGGCTTCATGACCGGACAGATTGGGCTCGCCATGCCGTTCCCGCTGTTCAATCGTAATGACGCCGCCCGTCAGCGCTCGCGCGGCGAATACGCCGAAGCGCAAGCGCTACGCGACGACATGCTCAATCAGATCGAGGGCAGCGTCGGCGCGGCGTGGCGGGCCTACGTCGCGTCGCGCGACGCGGCCCAGGCGGCCTCCACGTTCGATGCGCGCGGACGCGAAATCGCCCGCATCGCCCGCGTGGCCTATCGCGAAGGCCACGTCACGCTCACGGAACTGCTCGACGCGGAGCGCGCCGCCACCGACGCCATGCATACGCATCTCCGCTGGGCCGCCGACGCCTGGCTGTCCCGACTCGAGTTCGAGCGTGCCCTCGGCGCGCGGCTGGATGACACCAGCCCACTGGATCTGCCTTTGCTCTCCACCCTGCTGACGACCGGATCGTGA
- a CDS encoding efflux RND transporter periplasmic adaptor subunit — MPSTFCSPLPRRFGAAGLLLGSALAVACGGGSDAANAAPEAPALPTADTATLSAKTVAIGGFTYDTARMVPWQSSVTVPGRLMLDPSALETIGSITEGRITHVLARVGDRVQAGQVLVLIHSHEIMDARSALASATAKLAAAEAERDLAISAADRATRLLEAKAMSKAEVERADVGKRVAAATYQQALAERERALAMIDHLVGSGNVPALADEHDVLIRTPIGGVVTSRDAQPGTVVLPGSPLIAVGNPERLQLQMHVSADAAAGVQVGATVRFALTESPAVTMSATVTRVAPTVDTVTRTIEVIAVPKSGVRSGRAESFVQAEISGRGGSQALMVPSSAVQALEGDTVVIVADQRGEGLHIEAVRVRTGRRAGDRTEILSGVSPGRRVISGSAAIAKAELIKRRSPDGE; from the coding sequence ATGCCCTCGACGTTCTGCTCCCCGCTCCCTCGTCGATTCGGTGCTGCCGGTCTGCTTCTCGGCAGCGCATTGGCCGTCGCCTGCGGCGGTGGTTCCGACGCGGCCAACGCGGCGCCTGAGGCCCCGGCGTTACCGACGGCCGACACGGCGACGCTGTCCGCCAAAACGGTTGCGATCGGCGGGTTCACCTACGACACCGCGCGCATGGTGCCGTGGCAGTCGTCGGTGACGGTACCCGGTCGACTCATGCTCGACCCCAGTGCTCTCGAGACCATCGGGTCGATCACCGAGGGTCGCATCACGCACGTACTGGCGCGCGTGGGCGACCGCGTGCAAGCTGGACAAGTGCTGGTGCTTATTCACAGTCACGAGATCATGGACGCCCGCAGCGCGCTGGCCAGCGCCACCGCCAAGCTGGCGGCGGCGGAGGCCGAGCGGGATCTCGCCATCAGCGCCGCCGATCGCGCCACGCGCTTGCTCGAGGCGAAGGCGATGTCCAAGGCCGAAGTCGAGCGGGCCGATGTCGGCAAGCGCGTGGCCGCGGCTACGTACCAGCAGGCGCTGGCCGAGCGTGAGCGCGCGTTGGCCATGATCGACCACCTTGTGGGTTCGGGCAATGTGCCGGCGCTCGCCGACGAACATGACGTGCTGATACGCACACCGATCGGCGGTGTCGTGACGTCGCGCGATGCGCAGCCCGGCACGGTCGTGCTTCCGGGTTCGCCCCTGATAGCGGTGGGCAATCCCGAGCGGTTGCAGTTGCAGATGCACGTCAGTGCCGACGCGGCCGCCGGCGTGCAAGTCGGCGCCACGGTGCGCTTCGCCTTGACGGAGTCGCCGGCGGTTACGATGTCGGCCACCGTGACGCGCGTGGCGCCCACGGTAGATACCGTGACCCGTACGATCGAAGTGATCGCGGTGCCGAAGAGCGGTGTGCGCAGTGGGCGCGCTGAGTCGTTTGTGCAGGCCGAGATTTCGGGGCGTGGTGGTTCGCAGGCGCTTATGGTGCCGTCGTCGGCGGTACAGGCGCTCGAGGGTGATACGGTGGTGATCGTGGCCGATCAGCGTGGCGAAGGACTACACATCGAAGCGGTGCGCGTGCGCACGGGCCGACGCGCAGGCGATCGCACCGAGATCCTGTCGGGCGTCTCGCCCGGTCGTCGCGTGATTTCTGGGAGTGCGGCGATCGCGAAAGCAGAGCTGATCAAGCGGCGTTCACCCGACGGAGAATGA
- a CDS encoding CusA/CzcA family heavy metal efflux RND transporter, whose protein sequence is MNALIHFALHRRGIVIGFTLGLMAAGLYALQHIAFDAFPDLTGTRVEVITVAPGMAPEEVERLVTYPIESSLMGVPDAEGVRSVSKFGLSLVTVPFPDNVDVYFARQLVQQRLNDAKGALPAGVESALGPVSTPMGELYQYVLTSDSLSLTELKTLHDYTVRPRLRTVPGVSEVNSWGGLTERVEVIVDPVKLAARRLTITDVHDALARNTLAFGGSYLEQGGERYTLRGLGRVENTNDVLRVQVGAYLGAPVRVSDIGTVVIGALPRNGAVTHDGKEEVVSGMVLKLKGADSREVIKLVRERMAEIQKALPPSVTVTPFYDQTELVGRTTGTIVKNLVEGGLLVIAVLFLFLRNVRAALIVASVIPISMLIAFIGMGLFGYSANLMSLGALDFGLIVDASIVMIESFIRRIESHRDTHRLGLFERAAVEVGRPILFGIAIIVAVYIPIFTLDGMEGRMFKPMAFTVVCAVLGSLFLALTYVPAVASWALRDGEATQAPWLTKLTERYRRVLAGVMKRPQPLLITAVILVVVAVGSLTKIGTEFMPKLDEGSILITTRRLPSVGLQDATKLSMAAERIVKQFPEVVTVVTKEGRPDLATEAMGLFEGDMYVILKPRSEWTTAKSSEGLVAALDSALRVVPGLWVSFTQPLAMRLDEAESGIKTDLGIKVVGPDLNQNETIAERLRAIVASVQGSADVAVEIADGSGQVRMEIKREALAQYGLSVADVRDAIELAMGSQVAAELIDGFRRVGIVVRLPEASRADAASLSRLTIRAPGGELVPLSAVADVQTTTGPEMIGHEDAQRRSLVLSNVRGRDLGSFAQEVRARIARDVVLPAGVFLEWGGQYENQQRAMSRLRLVVPGALFLIFGLLYLSFRSIPQALLVLANVPFALVGGVAALWVRQLNLNLSASIGFIALFGIAVLNGVVMVEHLNHLRQSPDAHTLSVLDRILLGAADRLRPVLMTALVASLGFVPMALSTSPGSEVQRPLASVVIGGLITSTVLTLFVLPVLYGWLEERREARLARRTAARQAHASPVPVTG, encoded by the coding sequence GTGAACGCCCTGATTCATTTTGCGCTGCATCGTCGCGGTATCGTCATCGGCTTTACGCTCGGACTGATGGCGGCCGGGTTGTACGCGCTGCAGCACATCGCGTTCGACGCGTTTCCGGATCTTACCGGCACACGCGTGGAAGTCATCACGGTCGCTCCCGGGATGGCACCGGAAGAGGTGGAGCGACTCGTCACGTATCCGATCGAATCGTCGCTCATGGGCGTCCCCGATGCGGAAGGCGTGCGCTCGGTGTCCAAGTTCGGATTGTCGCTGGTCACGGTGCCGTTCCCCGACAATGTGGATGTGTACTTCGCGCGCCAGCTGGTGCAGCAACGGCTGAACGATGCGAAGGGCGCGCTACCGGCGGGCGTGGAGTCCGCATTGGGACCGGTGTCGACGCCAATGGGCGAGCTCTATCAGTACGTGCTCACCAGCGACTCACTGTCGCTGACCGAACTGAAGACGCTGCACGACTACACGGTGCGTCCGCGCTTGCGCACGGTGCCGGGCGTGTCGGAAGTGAACTCGTGGGGCGGACTCACCGAGCGCGTGGAAGTGATCGTCGATCCGGTCAAACTCGCGGCGCGCCGCTTGACCATCACCGACGTGCACGATGCGCTGGCCCGCAACACGCTGGCCTTTGGTGGCAGCTACCTCGAACAGGGCGGCGAGCGCTACACGTTGCGAGGGCTCGGACGCGTCGAGAACACGAACGACGTGCTGCGCGTACAGGTCGGCGCCTATCTCGGCGCCCCGGTGCGGGTGAGTGATATCGGCACGGTGGTGATCGGAGCCCTGCCACGGAACGGCGCGGTGACGCACGACGGCAAGGAAGAGGTCGTGAGCGGCATGGTGCTCAAGCTCAAGGGCGCCGATTCACGCGAAGTGATCAAGCTGGTGCGCGAGCGGATGGCCGAGATTCAAAAGGCGCTGCCGCCCAGTGTGACGGTGACCCCGTTCTACGATCAGACGGAGCTCGTCGGGCGGACGACCGGGACGATCGTCAAGAACCTGGTCGAGGGCGGCCTACTCGTGATCGCCGTGCTCTTTTTGTTCCTGCGCAACGTGCGGGCGGCGCTGATCGTGGCGTCGGTGATTCCGATCTCGATGTTGATCGCTTTCATCGGAATGGGCCTGTTCGGATACTCGGCCAACTTGATGAGCCTCGGCGCGCTCGACTTCGGACTCATCGTGGACGCGTCGATCGTGATGATCGAAAGTTTCATCCGACGGATCGAGTCGCATCGTGACACGCACCGACTGGGGCTGTTCGAGCGCGCGGCGGTAGAAGTGGGGCGTCCGATCCTGTTCGGCATCGCGATCATCGTGGCTGTGTATATCCCGATCTTCACGCTCGACGGGATGGAAGGTCGCATGTTCAAGCCGATGGCGTTTACCGTGGTGTGTGCGGTGCTCGGTTCGCTGTTCCTGGCCCTCACGTACGTACCGGCCGTGGCATCATGGGCGCTGCGGGATGGCGAAGCCACGCAAGCGCCGTGGCTCACGAAGCTCACGGAGCGCTATCGTCGCGTGCTGGCCGGCGTGATGAAGCGCCCGCAGCCACTGCTGATCACCGCGGTCATTCTGGTGGTCGTCGCCGTGGGGTCGCTGACCAAGATCGGCACCGAGTTCATGCCCAAGCTCGACGAGGGATCGATTCTCATTACGACGCGTCGACTGCCGAGCGTGGGTCTGCAGGATGCCACCAAGCTGTCGATGGCGGCCGAACGCATCGTGAAGCAGTTCCCCGAAGTGGTCACCGTGGTAACGAAGGAGGGCAGGCCCGATCTCGCTACTGAGGCGATGGGCCTGTTCGAAGGCGACATGTACGTCATTCTCAAGCCGCGCAGCGAGTGGACGACCGCGAAGAGTTCGGAAGGGCTGGTGGCGGCGCTCGATTCCGCGCTGCGCGTGGTGCCTGGACTGTGGGTGTCGTTCACCCAACCCCTTGCCATGCGACTCGACGAAGCGGAGAGCGGCATCAAAACCGACCTCGGCATCAAGGTGGTCGGGCCCGATCTCAATCAAAACGAGACGATCGCCGAGCGGCTCCGGGCGATCGTGGCGTCGGTGCAGGGCAGTGCCGACGTGGCCGTGGAAATTGCCGATGGCAGTGGACAGGTACGGATGGAGATCAAGCGTGAAGCGCTCGCCCAATACGGCTTGTCCGTGGCCGATGTGCGCGATGCCATCGAACTGGCCATGGGCTCGCAGGTTGCCGCCGAGTTGATCGATGGGTTCCGACGCGTAGGCATCGTGGTGCGATTGCCGGAAGCGTCGCGCGCCGATGCGGCGTCGCTCTCGCGGCTGACGATTCGCGCGCCGGGCGGAGAGCTCGTGCCGCTGTCGGCGGTCGCGGATGTGCAGACGACCACGGGTCCCGAGATGATCGGTCATGAAGATGCGCAACGCCGATCGCTGGTGCTCAGCAATGTGCGTGGACGTGACCTGGGAAGCTTCGCGCAGGAAGTGCGGGCGCGGATCGCGCGTGACGTCGTTCTGCCGGCCGGGGTCTTTCTCGAATGGGGTGGCCAGTACGAGAATCAGCAGCGGGCGATGTCGCGGCTCAGGCTGGTCGTGCCGGGTGCCCTGTTCCTGATTTTCGGACTCCTCTACCTGTCGTTCCGATCCATCCCGCAGGCGCTGCTGGTGTTGGCGAACGTGCCCTTCGCATTGGTCGGAGGCGTCGCCGCACTGTGGGTGCGCCAGCTCAATCTCAATCTGTCGGCCAGCATTGGCTTCATTGCGCTGTTCGGCATTGCGGTGCTGAACGGCGTGGTCATGGTGGAGCACCTCAATCATCTGCGCCAGTCGCCTGATGCGCACACGCTGAGTGTGCTCGATCGCATACTGCTGGGTGCGGCGGACCGGTTGCGGCCGGTGCTGATGACGGCGCTGGTGGCGAGCCTTGGCTTCGTGCCGATGGCGCTCAGCACGAGCCCGGGCAGCGAAGTGCAGCGACCATTGGCCAGCGTGGTGATCGGTGGGTTGATCACGAGCACGGTGCTCACGTTATTCGTGTTGCCCGTGCTGTACGGCTGGCTGGAAGAACGTCGTGAAGCTCGCCTGGCGCGCCGGACGGCGGCACGCCAGGCACACGCCTCACCAGTGCCAGTTACTGGTTGA